A stretch of the Sphingobacterium thalpophilum genome encodes the following:
- a CDS encoding carboxylesterase family protein yields the protein MFFSSLGAQEIQAIRGETAYPFLLKNVNSAENLEKQPLFVFLHGRSLSGSNLDRVKRYGVLYAINKGQEVPGIVVAPQSRGGWDPDKVIEIVDYAIEHYNADPERIYVCGMSMGGYGTMDVAGKYPERIAAAVAICGGGSSQYAVNLTQVPIWLHHGTADRAVPISESRKIMNAIKKADPDAEVSLNVIKGGTHGSVERLFHDDAIYNWMLKFRKKHKS from the coding sequence ATGTTTTTCAGCTCGTTAGGCGCACAGGAAATACAGGCGATACGGGGCGAAACTGCGTATCCATTTCTACTGAAAAATGTCAATTCAGCTGAGAATCTGGAAAAACAGCCACTTTTCGTATTTCTTCATGGAAGGAGCTTGTCGGGAAGCAATCTCGACCGGGTAAAACGCTATGGCGTTCTCTATGCTATAAACAAGGGGCAAGAGGTCCCCGGTATCGTTGTGGCTCCCCAGTCGCGAGGAGGCTGGGATCCGGACAAGGTGATCGAAATAGTGGATTATGCCATTGAGCATTATAATGCTGACCCAGAGCGTATTTATGTCTGCGGTATGAGCATGGGAGGTTACGGCACCATGGATGTGGCGGGAAAATATCCTGAACGAATTGCTGCGGCTGTGGCTATCTGTGGCGGCGGATCCAGTCAGTATGCAGTCAACTTAACACAGGTGCCAATCTGGCTACATCATGGCACTGCTGACCGGGCGGTCCCTATTTCTGAATCGCGTAAGATCATGAATGCAATAAAGAAAGCAGATCCGGATGCTGAGGTTAGTCTGAATGTCATCAAAGGTGGTACACATGGTAGTGTGGAACGTCTATTTCACGATGATGCGATTTATAATTGGATGTTAAAATTCAGAAAAAAACATAAGTCTTAA
- a CDS encoding murein L,D-transpeptidase catalytic domain family protein, with protein sequence MGNTFMFLLMALNTALSSKEELKTTDQQTNIYHVNVERQRTEVDSLYDEMNLSPVLKYEAFRQAMEGRKEIPAHNKDIMTVIDFSLASTEKRLVVLDLKNKKVLFHTLVSHGKNSGENYAVDFSNQQESLKSSLGFFVTENTYDGENGYSLVLNGLEEGINDNAKARYVVMHGADYCSTGTIASLGRLGKSYGCPAVPREYAGPIINTIKDGTLLFIYADNDEYLAKSRLIHQPNILMAHYQKKQAVHADEG encoded by the coding sequence GGAAATACGTTTATGTTTCTTTTGATGGCACTCAATACAGCCTTGTCTTCAAAAGAAGAGTTAAAAACAACAGATCAACAAACCAATATTTATCATGTCAATGTCGAACGTCAGCGAACAGAAGTAGATTCGCTATATGACGAAATGAACCTAAGCCCTGTATTAAAATATGAGGCATTCCGACAGGCAATGGAAGGCAGAAAGGAAATTCCAGCACATAATAAAGATATTATGACAGTCATCGATTTTTCCTTGGCTTCTACCGAAAAAAGGCTCGTTGTACTCGATTTAAAAAACAAAAAGGTGCTGTTCCATACCTTGGTATCGCACGGTAAGAACAGCGGCGAAAATTATGCCGTGGATTTTTCAAATCAGCAGGAATCGCTAAAAAGTTCTTTAGGCTTTTTTGTGACAGAAAATACTTATGATGGTGAAAATGGCTACTCTTTGGTATTAAATGGTCTGGAAGAAGGGATAAATGACAATGCCAAAGCACGCTACGTAGTGATGCACGGTGCAGATTACTGTAGTACAGGCACCATTGCAAGCCTTGGCAGACTGGGTAAAAGCTACGGTTGTCCGGCAGTGCCCAGAGAATATGCCGGCCCCATCATCAATACTATCAAGGACGGGACACTGTTGTTTATCTATGCAGATAACGATGAATATTTGGCCAAGAGCCGTCTGATTCATCAGCCAAACATTTTGATGGCGCATTATCAAAAGAAACAGGCAGTCCATGCAGATGAAGGATAG